A single Endozoicomonas sp. NE40 DNA region contains:
- a CDS encoding efflux RND transporter permease subunit: protein MNIAEYSIKNKVISWTLVVVLLVGGIVSFKNLGQLEFPEFPIPQAMINTAYPGASPEQVEEEVTLPLERAIQELEYIKDIISVSSAGNSQIMVELGFDYSADQFPQIWDELRRKVGDVQSHLPPGVYPSIVNDDFSDVYGILYNISGEDYSYRELEDYANILRRELTLVEGVKKVTIAGTVSEQVIIELSQSRLTSLGIDPNLIYGLIQNQNIVSNAGSMLIEGLSVRIHPTGEFQSIAELEQLVINVPGSSELVYLGDIASIYKATDETPINVYRSNGEKALSLGISFAKGVNVVNVGRTVDQRMAELESSRPIGIELTKVYDQPDIVYHSVNDFIMSLIQAITIVIVVLLFAMGLRSGLLMGGILLLTIFGTFIGMNLLSIELELISLGALIIALGMLVDNAIVITEGVLVGLQRGQTRMEAIKNIVEQNIWPLLGATTIAIIAFAPIGLSPDATGDFMGSLFQVLLISLSISWLLAITLTPFFCHIVFKDPDQTTLTGNSEDPYKGVLFVVYRAILNKALRHRIVSLVLIVATLFAAIAGFGHIKQAFFPPSNTPIFFVDVWMQEGTDIRQTQENMRALEQEVLSFNEVHNVTSVMGMGAQRFILTYQPENVYSSYGQLIIETDNVHTIETLLPQLRDRFESKYPEYDYKFKLLENGPAPAARIEARFYGPDPDVLRQLGSRAIEVIEAVPGAVDIRNNWREPVSIVRPQLDEAAARRSGITKQALDRTLLMNFSGQTVGLYRDGSYLMPIVARAPEEERFNADHIDDLQVWSQERNAFVPINQAVKGFSTETENPLIMRRNLKRVLTIMADVAPFSDDTPESMRQKLIKEVEAIPLPEGYSFEWGGEYETASEANEAVFKSVPIGYLTMFLITILLFSTLRQPLAIWSTVPLSIIGITAGLWMLNMPFTFTAMLGMLSLSGMVLKNGIVLVEQINIEAKTATSIQKAITDACISRVRPVCMAAMTTMLGMIPLIADAFFSSMAVTIIFGLGFATVLTLVVLPVIYSLLYRIRFDQ, encoded by the coding sequence ATGAATATCGCTGAATATTCAATTAAGAACAAAGTCATCAGCTGGACTCTGGTGGTTGTGTTGCTGGTTGGCGGCATAGTGTCGTTTAAAAATCTGGGACAGCTGGAATTTCCTGAATTCCCAATTCCACAGGCAATGATCAACACCGCTTACCCGGGCGCTTCGCCGGAACAGGTTGAGGAAGAAGTCACCCTGCCCCTGGAGCGAGCCATACAGGAACTGGAATACATTAAAGACATCATCTCTGTATCCAGTGCCGGAAATTCACAGATTATGGTTGAGCTTGGATTTGATTACAGTGCCGATCAATTCCCGCAAATCTGGGATGAGCTTCGCCGTAAGGTCGGTGACGTCCAGAGCCATTTACCACCTGGCGTCTATCCGTCCATCGTCAACGATGATTTCAGTGATGTGTATGGCATTCTCTATAACATCAGTGGAGAAGACTACAGTTACCGGGAACTGGAAGACTATGCCAACATTCTGCGCCGGGAATTAACTCTGGTAGAAGGCGTTAAGAAAGTCACCATTGCCGGTACGGTTTCCGAGCAGGTCATTATTGAGCTTTCCCAGTCCAGACTGACTTCGCTGGGCATTGACCCTAACCTTATTTATGGCCTGATTCAGAATCAGAACATTGTTTCCAATGCAGGAAGCATGCTGATTGAAGGGCTGTCAGTTCGAATTCATCCAACCGGCGAATTTCAGTCGATTGCAGAGCTGGAACAGTTGGTCATCAATGTGCCCGGCAGCTCTGAGCTGGTTTATCTGGGCGATATTGCCAGCATTTACAAAGCAACCGATGAAACACCAATTAATGTCTATCGCAGTAATGGCGAAAAAGCACTCTCTCTGGGGATATCCTTTGCCAAAGGCGTTAATGTCGTCAATGTAGGCCGGACGGTTGATCAGCGCATGGCAGAGCTGGAGTCCAGCCGCCCCATCGGTATCGAGCTGACAAAGGTGTATGACCAGCCCGATATTGTTTATCACTCCGTGAATGACTTTATCATGAGCCTGATTCAGGCGATTACCATTGTTATCGTGGTTCTGTTGTTCGCCATGGGGTTACGCTCCGGGCTGCTGATGGGTGGCATACTGCTGCTGACCATCTTCGGCACCTTCATTGGCATGAACCTTCTGTCCATTGAGCTGGAGCTGATTTCTCTGGGTGCGCTGATTATTGCGCTGGGGATGCTGGTCGACAATGCCATTGTGATCACAGAAGGTGTGCTGGTAGGCCTGCAGCGAGGACAGACTCGCATGGAAGCCATCAAGAATATTGTTGAGCAGAACATCTGGCCATTGTTGGGTGCAACGACCATTGCCATCATTGCCTTCGCTCCCATCGGTCTTTCGCCGGATGCAACCGGCGATTTCATGGGCTCACTGTTTCAGGTACTGCTGATTTCATTAAGTATCAGCTGGCTTCTGGCGATCACCCTGACACCGTTCTTTTGTCATATCGTGTTTAAAGATCCGGATCAGACGACACTGACCGGTAACTCTGAAGACCCTTACAAGGGGGTTCTGTTTGTTGTTTATCGCGCTATTCTCAATAAGGCACTGAGACATCGCATTGTTTCACTGGTGCTTATTGTCGCTACACTGTTTGCAGCCATTGCCGGTTTCGGTCATATCAAGCAGGCCTTCTTTCCCCCATCGAACACTCCTATTTTCTTTGTGGATGTCTGGATGCAGGAAGGGACTGATATACGACAAACTCAGGAAAACATGCGTGCGCTTGAGCAGGAAGTCCTTTCCTTCAATGAAGTACACAATGTCACCTCTGTGATGGGGATGGGCGCACAGCGCTTTATCCTGACCTACCAGCCGGAAAATGTATACAGCAGTTATGGTCAGCTGATCATAGAAACGGATAATGTACACACCATTGAAACGCTGCTGCCACAACTCCGTGACCGCTTTGAGAGCAAGTATCCAGAATACGATTACAAGTTCAAGCTTCTGGAGAACGGCCCTGCGCCTGCCGCCCGTATCGAAGCCCGCTTCTACGGACCGGATCCGGATGTACTGCGTCAGCTCGGTAGCCGTGCGATTGAAGTGATAGAAGCCGTACCCGGTGCTGTCGATATTCGCAATAACTGGCGCGAACCTGTATCCATTGTCCGTCCACAACTGGATGAAGCTGCCGCCCGTCGCAGCGGTATTACCAAGCAGGCACTGGACCGCACTCTGTTGATGAACTTCAGTGGTCAGACGGTCGGTCTGTACCGGGACGGCAGTTATCTGATGCCGATTGTCGCCCGTGCGCCTGAAGAAGAGCGCTTTAATGCTGACCATATTGACGATTTGCAGGTATGGAGCCAGGAGCGCAATGCGTTTGTTCCCATTAATCAGGCGGTAAAAGGTTTTTCGACGGAGACTGAAAACCCGCTAATTATGCGCCGGAACCTGAAGCGTGTCCTGACCATTATGGCAGACGTTGCACCCTTCAGTGACGATACGCCAGAATCCATGCGTCAGAAATTGATCAAAGAGGTGGAAGCGATTCCTCTGCCCGAAGGTTACAGCTTCGAATGGGGTGGTGAATATGAAACTGCCAGTGAGGCTAATGAGGCCGTCTTCAAATCCGTGCCAATAGGCTACCTGACGATGTTCCTGATCACCATTCTGTTGTTCAGTACTTTACGACAGCCGCTTGCTATCTGGTCAACCGTGCCGCTGAGTATTATTGGTATTACGGCAGGCCTGTGGATGCTGAATATGCCATTCACCTTCACCGCCATGCTGGGAATGTTAAGCCTGTCTGGCATGGTGTTGAAAAATGGCATTGTGCTGGTTGAGCAAATCAATATTGAAGCGAAAACAGCCACATCCATCCAGAAAGCCATTACAGACGCCTGTATCAGTCGTGTTCGTCCGGTCTGTATGGCAGCCATGACCACCATGCTGGGTATGATTCCGCTGATTGCTGATGCGTTTTTCAGCTCCATGGCGGTGACCATTATCTTTGGTCTTGGTTTTGCCACCGTGCTGACACTGGTGGTACTGCCGGTGATTTACTCGCTGCTGTACCGTATTCGTTTTGACCAGTAA
- a CDS encoding Gfo/Idh/MocA family protein, with protein sequence MIRFAVVGTNWISHAFCQAAHTTGLLKLAAVYSRTLDTAHSFAARYQVDVCHGNLQAMAESPDIDAVYIASPNSLHASQAELFLKQGKHVIGEKPLASSINEVKHLITVAQENSVVLMEAMKTRYLPNLQIIREALPSLGRIRRAHFSYCQYSSRYQKYLNGENPNTFNPEFSNGSLMDIGIYPLTATIELFGKPEQVSASGSLLDSGVDAHGSLTLSYDGFEVLVSHSKVSDGLTPSDIQGEAGSLLIEHISDCRKVTRIIRGEKPEDLTTDQPENTMEYEARVFAELIRNQQYQHPGLITTQIVSEIITDARKMISVVYPADKSL encoded by the coding sequence ATGATTCGTTTTGCTGTTGTCGGTACCAACTGGATCAGCCACGCCTTTTGCCAGGCAGCTCATACCACCGGACTCCTCAAGCTGGCTGCGGTTTATTCCCGTACACTGGATACTGCCCATTCCTTTGCAGCCCGATATCAGGTCGATGTCTGTCATGGCAACCTTCAGGCAATGGCAGAAAGCCCCGATATTGATGCTGTTTATATTGCCAGCCCAAACTCGCTACACGCCTCCCAGGCAGAGCTTTTTCTGAAACAGGGCAAGCATGTGATCGGCGAAAAACCGCTGGCTTCCAGTATCAATGAAGTGAAACACCTGATCACTGTCGCACAGGAAAACAGTGTTGTCTTAATGGAAGCCATGAAAACCCGCTATCTGCCAAACCTGCAGATAATCCGGGAGGCTCTGCCTTCACTGGGCAGGATTCGACGGGCGCATTTCAGCTATTGTCAGTACTCTTCCCGCTACCAGAAATACCTGAATGGAGAAAACCCGAATACCTTTAATCCGGAGTTTTCAAACGGTTCCCTGATGGATATTGGCATCTATCCCCTGACGGCTACCATTGAACTGTTCGGCAAACCTGAGCAGGTTTCAGCCAGCGGCAGTCTGCTGGATTCCGGGGTAGATGCCCATGGCTCTCTGACATTGAGCTATGACGGTTTTGAGGTGCTGGTCAGTCATTCAAAAGTGAGTGACGGTCTGACGCCCAGTGACATACAGGGAGAAGCGGGTTCGCTGTTGATCGAACATATTTCTGACTGTCGCAAGGTGACTCGTATTATCAGAGGGGAAAAACCGGAAGACCTGACCACAGATCAACCGGAAAACACCATGGAATATGAAGCAAGAGTATTTGCCGAACTGATCCGAAACCAGCAATATCAGCACCCTGGCCTGATTACCACTCAAATCGTCAGTGAAATCATAACCGACGCCAGAAAAATGATTAGCGTCGTGTACCCTGCCGATAAGTCGTTATAA
- the cls gene encoding cardiolipin synthase, translating to MDSSWYSILFGGVYLALIMAFALNIIMHRRSVGVSLAWLVLLFALPVAGFVCYLLFGPRRLGTKRIKRLEKLYPDYEQWSDHLTSVISNTPFRQDSAWQHAGIYTLSEQALGIPVIPCSNLQLFHETDAIIDGILQDIERAKKSIALEFYIWDTAGRGRELAEALIRAAKRGVDCVVVLDGVGSRRFLRQYWGRRFRLEGISVTESLPVGLLRMLVERIDIRNHRKILAVDDDIAWTGSFNLVDPKYFKTDANVGRWVDAMVRMEGVAAHVMSTVVQWDRTLETGEPFSVFQSTYEMPPSQLSDNRASVHIMPSGPDVERESIHQVLLTAIYESKEELLISTPYFIPDEALLTALRSAAMRGVDVQLLVPEKNDSRMVHYASRSYYEELLDVGVNIQQFKGGLLHTKCVLVDRSTILFGTVNLDMRSVWLNFEVTLIIYDRAFGQTMALLLESYIALSEPVEASSWANRPFRRKLLENTMQLISPLL from the coding sequence ATGGACAGTTCCTGGTACAGCATCCTGTTTGGGGGCGTTTACCTTGCCCTTATTATGGCGTTTGCGCTGAACATCATTATGCACCGTCGCTCCGTCGGGGTATCCCTGGCGTGGCTGGTGCTGTTGTTTGCCCTGCCGGTTGCCGGGTTTGTCTGTTATCTGTTGTTTGGCCCCCGTCGTCTGGGAACCAAGCGTATCAAACGGCTGGAAAAACTGTATCCGGATTATGAGCAGTGGTCTGATCACCTGACTTCGGTGATTTCAAACACACCTTTCAGACAGGATTCAGCCTGGCAGCATGCGGGTATCTATACCCTTTCCGAGCAGGCGCTGGGTATTCCGGTTATCCCCTGCAGCAATCTGCAACTCTTTCACGAAACCGACGCTATTATTGATGGCATTCTTCAGGATATTGAGCGGGCGAAAAAAAGCATTGCCCTGGAGTTTTACATCTGGGACACCGCCGGGCGTGGCAGGGAGCTGGCAGAAGCTCTGATCAGGGCAGCCAAACGGGGTGTCGATTGTGTGGTCGTGCTGGACGGTGTCGGCAGTCGCCGTTTTTTAAGGCAATACTGGGGCAGGCGCTTTCGTCTGGAAGGCATCAGTGTTACCGAATCGCTGCCGGTGGGTTTACTGCGTATGCTGGTGGAACGCATCGACATTCGCAACCATCGCAAAATACTGGCAGTCGATGATGATATTGCCTGGACCGGCAGTTTTAACCTGGTTGACCCGAAATATTTTAAAACCGACGCCAATGTCGGACGCTGGGTTGATGCCATGGTGCGTATGGAAGGTGTGGCGGCTCATGTCATGTCCACTGTCGTGCAATGGGACCGGACTCTGGAAACGGGTGAACCATTCTCTGTTTTTCAGTCAACGTATGAAATGCCCCCAAGTCAGTTGAGTGACAACCGGGCATCTGTGCATATCATGCCCTCGGGACCTGATGTAGAAAGGGAATCCATTCATCAGGTATTGCTGACAGCGATTTATGAGAGTAAAGAAGAGTTGTTGATTTCCACACCCTATTTTATACCGGATGAAGCCCTGTTAACGGCGCTGCGTTCTGCCGCTATGCGGGGTGTGGATGTGCAACTGCTGGTGCCGGAAAAAAACGACTCCCGTATGGTGCATTACGCGAGTCGCTCTTATTATGAAGAACTGCTGGATGTGGGCGTTAATATTCAGCAGTTTAAGGGCGGGCTGTTGCACACCAAGTGTGTGCTGGTGGACCGTTCTACCATTCTGTTTGGTACGGTGAACCTTGATATGCGCAGCGTCTGGCTGAATTTTGAGGTCACCCTGATCATCTACGACCGGGCTTTCGGCCAGACCATGGCGCTGTTACTGGAAAGTTACATTGCTTTGTCTGAACCTGTCGAAGCATCAAGCTGGGCAAACCGGCCTTTCCGGAGAAAATTGCTGGAAAATACCATGCAGTTGATCAGTCCGCTGTTATAA
- a CDS encoding TSUP family transporter, translating to MEFVLSLDWALLLFLVGLTAGFVDSIAGGGGLITVPALLAVGLTPAQALATNKLQSSGGAFSASYYFVRKGMVKLGDLKLAIVLTFVGSAIGTTLVQMIDASVLEQIIPFLMIGIAGYFLFSPSVGDKDRKQRFSMNLFALTAGFGIGFYDGFFGPGTGSFFAIAFVSLMGFSLTRATAHTKVLNCTSNIASLLFFILGGAVVWKVGLVMITGQLIGARLGSKVVMSRGQKIIRPMIVIISLIMTGKLLWNNYGHLLFS from the coding sequence TTGGAATTTGTATTGAGTCTGGACTGGGCGCTGTTGCTGTTTCTGGTGGGGTTGACGGCAGGGTTTGTCGATTCCATTGCCGGTGGTGGTGGGTTGATTACGGTACCCGCTTTGCTGGCGGTAGGATTAACTCCGGCTCAGGCGCTGGCTACCAATAAACTGCAAAGCAGTGGCGGAGCCTTTTCTGCCAGTTACTATTTTGTCCGCAAAGGCATGGTGAAACTGGGCGACCTGAAGCTCGCCATTGTCCTGACTTTTGTGGGTAGTGCAATCGGCACAACGCTGGTACAGATGATTGATGCCAGTGTGCTGGAACAGATAATCCCCTTCCTGATGATCGGTATTGCCGGTTACTTCCTGTTTTCTCCCAGTGTTGGCGATAAAGATCGTAAACAGCGCTTTTCCATGAACCTGTTTGCCCTGACGGCCGGATTCGGTATTGGCTTTTACGATGGTTTCTTTGGTCCGGGTACCGGTTCATTCTTTGCCATTGCCTTTGTCAGCCTGATGGGGTTCTCCCTGACCAGAGCGACAGCCCATACCAAAGTGTTAAACTGCACCAGCAATATCGCGTCGCTACTGTTCTTTATTCTGGGCGGAGCCGTGGTCTGGAAAGTAGGCCTGGTGATGATTACCGGTCAGCTGATTGGTGCCAGACTGGGTTCTAAAGTGGTAATGAGTCGTGGTCAGAAGATCATTCGACCGATGATTGTGATAATCTCCCTGATAATGACTGGAAAACTGCTGTGGAATAATTACGGCCACTTACTGTTTTCCTGA
- a CDS encoding FAD-dependent oxidoreductase: MLNFHTQLTPVDLSALDPDSFATGTLPDSLAGIDIGIRPCRSNGPNISAVESGQKLLIHNYGHGGAGWSLSHGSVLHALSLFEDRHCRRSSPITIIGAGVMGLLTSLYLYERGYRNLEIVAREFEGITSCRSTGYYAPLAMSLNSDKQQAFINDIGFTTFTTFQAIQQGSHPLFKVGISPVNVYAGTGDHSEGTLETQTGLEPYVAKGLLPEPELGEIDFGNGQKHVMRRFQTYFMNTPDIMAELTSLLNQRGIRRTQKNINEFSEINSDIIFNCSGIGARLLNHDNNIHPNLGVLLLLKQPIIEQLHYIIYTRYRSPWSAPTEDNYIYFMPRGNGLLGATFIPFNEGTDEAENMKQVRRIILENKAFFGT; the protein is encoded by the coding sequence TTGCTGAACTTTCACACCCAGCTGACACCGGTCGATCTCAGCGCTTTAGACCCGGACTCTTTTGCAACCGGAACACTGCCCGACAGTCTGGCAGGGATTGATATTGGCATTCGCCCCTGCCGCAGCAATGGCCCAAACATTTCAGCGGTTGAAAGTGGTCAGAAGCTGCTGATCCATAACTATGGTCATGGCGGCGCAGGCTGGTCCCTGAGTCATGGCAGTGTCCTGCATGCCCTGTCACTGTTTGAAGACCGGCACTGCCGCCGGTCGTCTCCCATTACAATCATTGGGGCAGGCGTTATGGGACTACTCACCAGTCTCTACCTTTATGAGCGCGGTTATCGCAACCTGGAAATTGTTGCCCGCGAGTTTGAAGGCATCACCTCCTGTCGCTCAACGGGTTATTACGCCCCGCTGGCAATGAGCCTGAACAGTGACAAACAGCAGGCGTTCATCAATGACATCGGGTTCACCACATTCACAACCTTTCAGGCTATACAGCAAGGCAGCCACCCTTTGTTTAAAGTGGGCATCAGCCCGGTCAATGTTTACGCCGGTACTGGTGATCACTCTGAAGGAACACTGGAAACCCAAACAGGGCTTGAGCCTTATGTAGCAAAGGGACTGCTTCCGGAACCGGAACTTGGAGAAATTGATTTCGGCAACGGTCAGAAACACGTTATGCGTCGTTTTCAGACCTATTTTATGAACACCCCGGATATCATGGCTGAACTGACCAGCCTGCTGAACCAGAGAGGCATACGCCGCACCCAAAAAAACATAAACGAGTTCAGTGAAATCAACAGCGATATCATTTTCAACTGTTCAGGCATTGGCGCCAGACTACTGAACCACGACAACAACATTCACCCCAATCTGGGTGTTCTGCTGCTGTTAAAGCAACCGATTATAGAACAACTGCATTACATTATTTACACCCGCTATCGCAGCCCCTGGTCAGCCCCAACGGAGGACAACTACATCTACTTTATGCCCAGAGGCAACGGACTGCTCGGTGCTACCTTTATTCCCTTTAATGAAGGTACTGACGAAGCAGAAAACATGAAACAGGTTCGCCGCATTATCCTTGAGAACAAAGCCTTCTTTGGTACATAA